One genomic segment of Desulfovibrio sp. UCD-KL4C includes these proteins:
- a CDS encoding ribonucleoside-diphosphate reductase, protein MTKQPVITRESAKMALEEHRRFQETVSSKKYQIRDSKGHLQEHSFGDVKNRLCREFLKHSSFENKENEQVCEMLQAGRFIPAGSILSGLGNDYAKCSLSNCYLAKIESDSLEGIFEAQKKLARTYSYRGGSGIDITILRPSGDPVNNAAVTSSGAVSFMPLFSELTNTIGQNGRRGALMISMDIRHPDTCRFIWSKSKPEEIFGVDSLTGKTQDVFGANISLKITDEFMQAVEDDTDWTFIFPEMNKVTGKICDATTLQLLPEVYNALDPQVGDRLEAEIIYKVTALEPEKYQIKVKPDLPMNEEQANLPEGTLLFSPSRRRNETSDIFDPVNSVYNLLWDGDYSRWQELGLPFKPYTTVKARGLLEEISSSAWQSGDPGILYQDTTQRNTPGTFIDPVRLKPMSTNPCGEQGLGYWNNCLLGAMVLFKYVVNPFTKEAQFDEDLFRDDLGRTVAFMDTMSDLNQSKHPLQQHRDADKYGKRIGIEFTGLGDMLAMLGMRYGSEESIDFIKKILRDKAITEISVSADIAGRFGVVEALESPESRKRFLNCPYITNLGLPKKLQKKIMDNGLRHTAFNTVGPSGSISIMSDNCTSGIEPAFLFSYTRETRLEAGKVFEFIHMPPLKWMLETDQEELFDKYTALQLKEKLNYVQSDELDYMDRIRLQAAVQKFTDSSISSTINLSEDTPRETIFQIYIEAWRHGLKGVTVFRNGCKKGVLSKKEDTQDANPTMIGQNATLRERELNDIERAERHRVTWKGSKMYIIVSVDESGNPIEIFVKLPKEAGLTGSGMYNEQVFQEKYSLWETITRLTSLLLRVGMPIDRILTQLDRSSYNIIDAAAIISRILRNYISLDMDDQTIVSKELGSPCPECGKKAYVPEGGCKICKACGYTTCG, encoded by the coding sequence ATGACCAAACAACCAGTTATCACTCGTGAATCCGCCAAAATGGCCTTAGAAGAGCACAGACGCTTTCAAGAAACCGTCAGCTCAAAAAAATATCAGATCCGTGACAGCAAGGGACACCTTCAGGAACACTCTTTTGGCGATGTTAAAAACAGGCTTTGCCGTGAATTTTTAAAGCACTCCAGCTTTGAAAATAAGGAAAACGAACAGGTATGCGAAATGCTTCAGGCAGGACGCTTCATACCTGCCGGATCAATTCTATCCGGCCTAGGCAACGACTATGCTAAATGCTCCCTCAGCAACTGCTATTTAGCAAAAATCGAATCAGACTCCTTGGAAGGCATCTTCGAAGCTCAGAAAAAACTCGCACGGACTTATTCTTACCGCGGCGGTAGCGGAATAGACATTACCATCTTGCGCCCTTCCGGCGACCCTGTGAATAATGCTGCGGTCACTTCCTCCGGAGCTGTCAGCTTCATGCCTCTTTTCAGTGAGCTTACGAACACCATAGGCCAAAACGGCAGACGCGGCGCACTCATGATATCAATGGATATAAGACATCCTGACACCTGCCGCTTTATCTGGAGCAAAAGTAAGCCTGAAGAAATTTTCGGAGTGGACTCCCTTACAGGAAAAACTCAGGATGTATTCGGGGCCAATATAAGCCTCAAAATTACTGACGAGTTTATGCAGGCTGTAGAAGACGATACGGACTGGACATTTATTTTCCCTGAAATGAACAAAGTAACAGGCAAGATATGTGATGCAACGACGCTACAATTGCTGCCTGAGGTCTATAATGCTCTTGATCCTCAAGTGGGAGACCGCCTTGAGGCCGAGATCATTTATAAAGTCACAGCCCTTGAACCGGAAAAGTATCAGATAAAAGTCAAACCTGATCTACCAATGAATGAGGAACAGGCGAACCTTCCTGAAGGTACACTTTTATTTTCCCCTTCCAGACGTCGCAACGAAACGTCAGATATCTTCGACCCTGTCAACTCCGTTTATAATCTTCTCTGGGATGGAGACTACAGCCGCTGGCAGGAATTAGGACTTCCTTTCAAGCCATATACAACTGTCAAAGCACGGGGATTACTTGAAGAAATCAGCAGTTCTGCATGGCAGTCAGGAGACCCGGGAATCCTTTACCAGGATACGACTCAGCGCAATACCCCCGGAACATTCATTGACCCTGTGCGCCTAAAACCTATGTCTACCAACCCGTGCGGAGAACAAGGACTTGGCTACTGGAACAACTGCCTCTTAGGAGCCATGGTTCTATTCAAATATGTAGTTAACCCCTTTACGAAGGAAGCTCAGTTTGATGAAGACCTGTTTCGCGATGACTTAGGACGCACCGTTGCCTTTATGGATACAATGTCCGATCTAAACCAGAGCAAACATCCTCTCCAACAGCATAGGGATGCTGATAAGTACGGTAAACGTATCGGTATAGAATTCACCGGACTTGGCGACATGCTTGCAATGCTCGGCATGCGCTACGGCAGCGAAGAGTCAATCGATTTCATCAAAAAGATTCTGCGCGACAAAGCTATAACCGAAATATCTGTCAGCGCAGACATAGCCGGACGCTTCGGGGTTGTGGAAGCTCTAGAATCTCCTGAATCCAGAAAACGTTTTCTGAACTGCCCGTATATTACCAACCTTGGACTGCCCAAAAAATTGCAGAAAAAGATTATGGATAATGGGCTGCGCCATACGGCATTCAATACCGTCGGACCTTCAGGCTCCATTTCCATCATGTCTGACAACTGCACATCAGGAATCGAACCTGCGTTTCTTTTTAGCTACACCCGCGAAACCCGCCTTGAAGCTGGAAAAGTTTTCGAGTTCATCCATATGCCTCCGCTAAAATGGATGCTTGAAACTGATCAGGAAGAGTTGTTCGACAAATATACAGCCCTGCAACTTAAAGAAAAATTGAATTACGTTCAGTCTGACGAACTTGACTATATGGACCGCATCCGCTTGCAGGCCGCTGTTCAAAAATTCACAGACAGTTCTATTTCCTCGACCATCAATCTTTCCGAAGATACACCACGGGAAACCATCTTCCAGATTTACATTGAAGCATGGAGACACGGACTTAAAGGAGTGACTGTTTTCCGCAACGGTTGTAAAAAAGGGGTTTTAAGCAAAAAAGAAGATACACAAGACGCCAACCCCACAATGATAGGACAAAATGCAACCTTACGGGAGAGAGAGCTGAATGATATAGAACGGGCAGAGCGCCATAGGGTTACATGGAAAGGGTCCAAGATGTACATCATCGTCTCCGTGGATGAATCCGGCAACCCGATTGAAATATTCGTCAAACTTCCAAAGGAAGCAGGCTTAACCGGATCTGGTATGTATAATGAACAGGTTTTTCAGGAGAAATATTCTCTATGGGAAACAATCACTCGTTTAACCAGTCTCCTCCTTCGAGTAGGCATGCCTATCGACCGCATTCTCACGCAGCTGGACCGTTCAAGCTACAATATAATCGATGCGGCGGCCATTATCTCACGCATCCTGCGCAATTACATATCACTTGATATGGACGATCAGACCATAGTTTCCAAAGAACTTGGAAGCCCATGCCCTGAATGCGGCAAAAAAGCCTACGTCCCTGAAGGTGGATGCAAAATATGTAAAGCCTGCGGTTACACAACCTGCGGTTAA
- the aldA gene encoding aldehyde dehydrogenase, giving the protein MKVYQQYINGEFRDAESKEQFEVLNPFTEKVIAMAPKGGARDAALALEAASSAQKSWAAKSCIERAGYLKKMAEIIRANRDMLAQTLAEEQAKILPLAQVEIDATAEYFDYYAGWARKYEGEVIQSDNPKENILLYRQPIGVVVGVCPWNFPFFVMARKVAPSLLTGCTIVLKPSSETPNTTFEFAKLISSIGLPKGVLNFVSGGGSTLGDALVRSPQVGLVTLTGSVETGQRIISASAENITKTSLELGGKAPVIICADCDMDMAVKAVVDSRIIFSGQVCNCAERVYVEAEVYDEFMGKLTKAMSDVTYGDPFADPAPCMSSQINKSQLIKIEEMVAKAKAQGAEVVVGGARGDDQPTGFFYKPTLLANCTQDMEIIRNEIFGPVLPVVKVANFDEALDLSNDCEFGLTSSVFTTNITKMMRAINELKFGETYVNRSHFEAIQGFHAGWRKSGIGGADGKHGLFEYLQTHVAYIQY; this is encoded by the coding sequence ATGAAAGTTTACCAGCAATACATTAATGGTGAATTTCGTGATGCTGAATCTAAAGAACAATTTGAAGTTCTCAATCCTTTTACCGAAAAAGTTATAGCTATGGCTCCTAAGGGAGGAGCTCGTGATGCGGCTCTTGCTTTGGAAGCAGCAAGTTCAGCGCAGAAAAGCTGGGCTGCTAAATCTTGCATTGAACGCGCAGGCTATCTAAAAAAAATGGCCGAAATTATCAGGGCTAACCGGGATATGCTGGCGCAGACTTTAGCCGAAGAGCAAGCTAAAATTTTGCCTCTTGCCCAAGTGGAAATTGATGCGACAGCCGAATATTTTGATTATTATGCCGGATGGGCCCGTAAATACGAGGGCGAGGTTATTCAGAGTGATAATCCAAAAGAAAATATACTTCTTTATCGTCAACCTATCGGGGTTGTTGTAGGCGTCTGCCCTTGGAATTTCCCTTTCTTTGTTATGGCTCGCAAGGTCGCTCCTTCTCTTTTGACTGGTTGTACCATTGTTTTAAAACCGAGCAGTGAAACGCCAAATACAACTTTTGAATTTGCCAAGCTGATTTCCAGCATAGGTTTGCCAAAAGGTGTTCTTAACTTTGTCTCCGGCGGCGGTAGTACTTTGGGAGATGCTTTGGTCAGAAGTCCTCAGGTAGGTCTGGTTACTCTGACAGGCAGCGTGGAAACAGGGCAGCGCATCATTTCTGCTTCTGCTGAAAATATCACTAAGACTTCACTTGAACTTGGCGGAAAGGCTCCGGTTATCATTTGTGCAGACTGCGACATGGATATGGCAGTTAAAGCCGTTGTTGATTCCAGAATAATTTTCTCAGGTCAGGTTTGTAACTGCGCTGAGCGTGTTTACGTAGAAGCTGAAGTTTACGACGAATTCATGGGTAAGCTTACCAAAGCTATGAGTGACGTCACTTATGGTGATCCGTTTGCAGATCCTGCTCCATGCATGTCCAGCCAGATTAATAAGTCCCAGCTGATTAAAATTGAAGAAATGGTAGCAAAGGCTAAAGCACAAGGAGCTGAAGTTGTTGTTGGCGGGGCACGTGGTGATGATCAACCAACAGGTTTCTTTTATAAACCTACACTGCTGGCAAATTGTACTCAGGATATGGAAATCATTCGTAATGAAATCTTCGGTCCTGTTCTGCCTGTTGTTAAGGTTGCGAACTTCGATGAAGCACTGGATCTGTCCAACGACTGCGAATTCGGTCTGACTTCGTCTGTATTTACAACCAACATCACCAAAATGATGCGGGCTATCAACGAACTGAAGTTCGGAGAAACCTATGTTAACCGCTCTCACTTCGAGGCTATACAGGGATTCCACGCCGGCTGGCGTAAATCCGGCATCGGCGGAGCGGACGGTAAGCATGGTCTGTTTGAATATCTTCAGACACACGTGGCTTATATTCAGTATTAA
- the ybaK gene encoding Cys-tRNA(Pro) deacylase, whose translation MTPAINTAKKFKIKYTIHEYKHDPAAEAYGKEAAEKLGVEPERVFKTLVVANEKKLFVAVVPVLQLLDLKRLAKAAGEKKVAMADIKVVERTTGYIVGGVSPLGQKKLLPTFIDSSAQDHETIFVSAGRRGMDIELSPHDLATPLKGTFAAIAK comes from the coding sequence ATGACTCCAGCAATTAACACAGCTAAAAAATTCAAGATTAAGTACACTATTCATGAATATAAGCACGATCCAGCCGCAGAAGCCTATGGCAAGGAAGCTGCTGAGAAATTGGGTGTTGAGCCTGAACGTGTTTTTAAAACGCTTGTCGTAGCAAATGAAAAGAAGCTTTTTGTTGCAGTAGTCCCGGTTTTGCAACTTCTGGATTTGAAACGGCTGGCTAAAGCCGCAGGCGAAAAGAAAGTCGCTATGGCTGACATAAAGGTCGTTGAGCGTACCACCGGCTATATTGTCGGCGGCGTCAGCCCGCTTGGTCAGAAAAAGTTGCTTCCAACTTTTATTGATTCATCTGCTCAGGATCACGAAACAATTTTTGTTAGCGCCGGACGCAGGGGGATGGATATTGAACTTTCTCCGCATGACCTTGCAACTCCACTTAAGGGAACTTTTGCAGCAATTGCGAAATAA
- a CDS encoding iron-containing alcohol dehydrogenase: protein MNFEFNNPTQLIFGAGSLVRLGEVVREHGKKALIVTGGGSIKRSGIFDRAVASLKDVDISFAQCSGIEPNPRISSVVRGAETARAEGCDVIIALGGGSTIDAAKVIAAAVSFDGDPWNMINHGDDKLYVPITALPIIAVPTLAATGSEANSTAVISNAETLVKSSISNKCLYPRVAIVDPELTVSVPKDQTAYGVCDTIIHVTETYFNGIGGTPIQDRFAEGVILTAMEWGPKAIADGTDIEARAQIQWAALVALNGWLQVGTDSSRPVHKIEHTLSAHHDVTHAAGLSAVNQSWMRFAAKARPERFVQFAQRIFGLVPKSPDDIDCAMEGIDRFEDFIKSIDCPTSLSEIGIGDELFSRYADDILLLTKDENGNLPGRPAMNRDEILELLRASL from the coding sequence ATGAATTTTGAATTTAATAATCCGACACAACTTATTTTTGGCGCAGGATCACTTGTCAGACTGGGTGAAGTTGTGAGGGAACACGGCAAAAAAGCATTGATAGTAACAGGCGGTGGCAGCATCAAACGTAGCGGTATATTTGACCGCGCAGTTGCAAGTTTAAAAGATGTGGATATTTCGTTTGCGCAGTGTTCCGGCATAGAACCTAATCCTCGTATTTCTTCTGTTGTACGCGGCGCAGAAACCGCTCGCGCAGAGGGATGTGACGTAATTATTGCTTTGGGAGGAGGCAGTACTATCGATGCCGCAAAGGTTATTGCCGCGGCTGTTTCCTTTGACGGTGATCCGTGGAATATGATTAACCATGGAGATGACAAACTCTATGTCCCGATTACAGCCCTGCCTATAATAGCCGTCCCGACTTTAGCTGCTACAGGTTCGGAAGCTAACAGTACCGCAGTTATTTCCAACGCAGAAACGTTAGTGAAATCTTCTATTTCTAATAAATGTCTTTATCCTCGTGTTGCGATTGTTGATCCTGAGCTGACGGTCAGTGTACCTAAGGATCAGACTGCTTACGGCGTATGCGATACTATAATTCATGTGACGGAAACTTATTTTAACGGGATAGGCGGTACGCCTATTCAGGATCGTTTTGCCGAAGGAGTTATACTCACTGCCATGGAATGGGGTCCGAAAGCTATTGCTGACGGAACCGATATCGAAGCTAGAGCGCAAATTCAGTGGGCCGCTTTGGTCGCTCTTAACGGATGGTTACAGGTAGGAACCGATAGCAGTCGTCCTGTTCATAAAATAGAGCATACGCTCTCAGCCCATCATGATGTTACCCATGCGGCAGGTCTTTCGGCTGTTAATCAGTCATGGATGCGGTTTGCCGCTAAAGCTCGCCCTGAAAGATTCGTTCAATTTGCCCAGCGTATTTTCGGGCTGGTTCCAAAATCTCCTGACGATATCGATTGTGCAATGGAAGGCATTGATCGCTTCGAAGATTTTATTAAGTCTATCGATTGCCCGACTAGCTTGTCAGAAATAGGCATCGGTGATGAGCTGTTTTCTCGCTATGCTGATGATATTTTATTACTTACCAAAGATGAAAATGGTAACCTTCCAGGACGTCCGGCAATGAACAGAGATGAGATTTTAGAGTTGTTGCGTGCATCGCTTTAA
- a CDS encoding Crp/Fnr family transcriptional regulator, translated as MEKKELKQIIKKFPIFSNLDEPNLSRLAENAVLSDIPKKAIYFSEAKFLEGMHVLLSGKVKLFKLAEDGKEQTIFVFGPGEPFCLCSTFSDGKMPANLSALEDSKVLFISPSKFQTLIQEDPSILLNMMSVMAKRLKDAMVMIDSLSLKQIPSRLAAYFLSQNEEGWLKLGISYRELSKIIGVTPEALSRTLKKMSKEKLIEVDGTNVRVINTERLEACRDGSYLL; from the coding sequence ATGGAAAAAAAAGAATTAAAGCAGATCATCAAGAAATTCCCAATCTTTTCAAATCTGGATGAGCCCAATCTTAGCCGGTTGGCAGAAAATGCCGTTTTGAGCGACATTCCTAAAAAAGCAATTTATTTTAGCGAAGCTAAGTTTTTAGAAGGCATGCATGTTTTGCTTTCAGGCAAGGTAAAGCTATTTAAACTAGCGGAAGACGGAAAAGAACAAACCATTTTTGTTTTTGGACCAGGCGAACCATTTTGCCTGTGTTCGACCTTTTCTGACGGGAAAATGCCTGCAAATTTAAGTGCCCTTGAAGACAGCAAAGTACTTTTTATAAGCCCTTCCAAATTTCAAACATTAATTCAGGAAGACCCGTCAATTTTACTCAATATGATGAGCGTCATGGCTAAACGTCTTAAAGATGCAATGGTCATGATTGACTCCCTTTCACTTAAACAGATTCCGTCCCGCTTGGCGGCGTATTTTCTGAGTCAAAATGAAGAGGGATGGTTAAAATTAGGCATATCTTATCGCGAGCTTTCAAAAATTATCGGAGTCACGCCGGAAGCTCTTTCAAGAACATTAAAAAAAATGAGTAAAGAAAAACTCATTGAAGTTGATGGTACGAACGTAAGGGTGATTAATACAGAACGCTTAGAAGCTTGCCGTGACGGAAGTTACTTATTGTAA
- a CDS encoding bile acid:sodium symporter yields the protein MWKFLKQITKNLTVAIPVMMVAGFIYGVVADTSWIKSLIVPFTFLMVYPMMVTLKIKKVFEGGDGKAQLLTQVINFGIIPFLAFGFGIFFFPDKPYMALGLLLAGLVPTSGMTISWTGFAKGNMSAAIKMTVIGLICGSLATPFFVKALMGTAIEMSLVAVLKQIVFIVFLPMVLGYATQRFFVKKYGQSDFQKIIAPKFPFLSTLGVLGIVFVALALKAKTIAAAPEVLLNILIPLVILYGINFTLSTMVGKCFLKRGDAIALVYGSVMRNLSIALAIAINAFGPQGSDAALVIALAYIVQVQSAAWYVKFTGKIFDFSPEVA from the coding sequence ATGTGGAAATTTTTAAAACAAATCACCAAAAATCTTACTGTGGCAATCCCTGTCATGATGGTGGCTGGGTTTATCTACGGAGTTGTCGCTGATACCAGCTGGATCAAAAGTCTTATTGTTCCTTTTACTTTTCTCATGGTGTATCCAATGATGGTTACGCTGAAAATTAAAAAAGTCTTTGAAGGCGGAGATGGTAAAGCTCAATTACTAACCCAAGTTATAAATTTCGGGATAATCCCCTTTTTAGCCTTCGGTTTCGGAATTTTTTTCTTTCCTGATAAACCATACATGGCTCTAGGGCTTTTGCTTGCCGGACTTGTGCCGACAAGTGGGATGACCATTTCATGGACTGGTTTTGCCAAGGGAAATATGTCCGCAGCAATTAAAATGACAGTCATAGGACTGATTTGTGGTTCACTTGCTACTCCTTTCTTTGTTAAGGCCCTTATGGGGACGGCTATTGAAATGAGTCTGGTTGCAGTGCTTAAGCAAATAGTTTTTATTGTTTTCCTGCCTATGGTTTTGGGATATGCTACGCAGCGCTTTTTTGTCAAAAAGTATGGTCAGAGCGATTTTCAAAAAATTATTGCTCCGAAGTTTCCTTTTCTTTCCACTTTAGGCGTTTTGGGAATCGTTTTTGTGGCATTGGCCCTTAAAGCAAAAACAATAGCAGCAGCGCCGGAAGTCTTACTAAATATACTCATTCCGCTTGTAATACTTTATGGAATAAATTTCACTTTGAGCACAATGGTCGGTAAGTGTTTTCTCAAAAGAGGTGACGCAATAGCCCTCGTTTATGGATCGGTTATGCGAAATCTATCTATTGCTCTTGCTATTGCTATCAACGCTTTTGGCCCACAAGGATCAGATGCAGCTTTGGTTATTGCTTTAGCATATATTGTTCAGGTGCAATCCGCAGCTTGGTATGTGAAGTTTACAGGGAAAATATTTGATTTTTCTCCAGAAGTGGCATGA
- a CDS encoding FAD-dependent oxidoreductase: MSSQNIVVIGGSAAGPKAAARAKRLDQSANVTLLQKAPEMSMASCGYPYYIGGNFDNRDQLLSTPTGVVRNEAFFAGAKGVEARVNTEVTAIDRIKKVVSCVNVVTGEKSAVPYDKLVICSGATPRRPPIKGINLEGVQALSEMRDADKLRELRDSGKVKDVVIVGGGLIGIEVCEALADSGMNVNVVEMLSQLLMFLDWELAKLVEKHVASKGVTVHTDNGVAEFLGENGKLTGVKLNDGSVVSCELAVVSIGVVPNVDLAREAGLEIGGFGGIVVDERMRTSDSNIYAAGDCVEIPNRITGKKTYAPYGDLANLEARVAADNIVLGDSSTFPGTVNSGICKVFNFSAGSTGMSEKRAEAEGYEVVTATNASPDKPGFMGAKLLVSKMVADAKTGRILGFQCVGTGEVNRQVAEAAMAVMNGNTIYEIGVADLPYAPPFSLAIDHFIATAHILENKIAGLMTGISNAEVKEKVDAGKAPFILDVRSPVEFEEMRLNVGEILIPLGTVRNSLDKLPSDKNAEIVTFCKISMRGYEAQQVLEANGWTNVKVMEGGIMAWPFKVEF, translated from the coding sequence ATGAGTTCACAGAATATCGTTGTCATCGGCGGTTCCGCCGCCGGCCCAAAAGCCGCTGCTCGTGCAAAACGGCTTGATCAGTCCGCAAATGTTACTCTTCTGCAAAAGGCTCCGGAGATGTCTATGGCATCTTGTGGATATCCTTATTATATTGGTGGGAATTTTGATAATCGTGATCAGCTGCTATCTACTCCTACAGGAGTTGTGCGCAATGAAGCTTTTTTTGCTGGAGCTAAAGGCGTAGAAGCGCGGGTTAATACGGAAGTAACCGCTATTGACCGGATAAAAAAAGTTGTGTCCTGTGTTAATGTCGTAACTGGTGAAAAATCGGCAGTTCCTTATGACAAGCTGGTAATATGTTCCGGTGCAACTCCTCGTCGTCCGCCGATTAAAGGAATTAATCTGGAAGGAGTGCAGGCTTTGTCAGAAATGCGTGATGCTGACAAACTTCGCGAACTTCGTGACTCCGGTAAAGTTAAAGATGTAGTTATTGTCGGTGGCGGGCTGATTGGAATTGAGGTTTGCGAAGCGCTTGCCGATTCCGGTATGAATGTAAATGTAGTTGAAATGCTATCCCAGTTGCTCATGTTTTTGGATTGGGAGCTTGCTAAGCTGGTAGAAAAACATGTGGCATCCAAAGGAGTCACTGTTCACACTGACAATGGAGTCGCCGAATTTCTGGGCGAAAATGGAAAACTTACTGGCGTAAAATTAAACGATGGTTCAGTCGTTTCATGTGAGTTGGCGGTAGTTTCTATAGGCGTTGTGCCAAATGTTGATTTGGCTAGAGAGGCTGGACTGGAGATCGGTGGTTTTGGGGGTATCGTTGTTGACGAGCGCATGCGGACTTCCGATTCTAATATTTATGCTGCAGGGGACTGCGTAGAGATTCCTAATCGTATCACAGGCAAGAAAACTTATGCACCTTACGGAGATCTTGCCAATCTTGAAGCAAGAGTTGCCGCTGACAATATTGTCCTCGGTGACAGTTCCACTTTCCCCGGAACAGTAAACAGCGGTATTTGCAAGGTTTTTAATTTTAGCGCCGGTTCCACAGGAATGTCAGAAAAGCGCGCTGAGGCTGAAGGTTATGAGGTGGTGACTGCCACGAATGCAAGCCCTGATAAACCAGGATTTATGGGAGCAAAATTGCTTGTTTCCAAGATGGTTGCTGATGCCAAAACAGGCCGCATACTTGGATTTCAGTGTGTAGGAACAGGTGAAGTTAACCGTCAGGTCGCCGAAGCTGCTATGGCTGTTATGAACGGCAACACTATTTATGAGATTGGCGTAGCCGATCTTCCATATGCTCCTCCTTTCTCATTGGCTATCGATCACTTTATTGCCACGGCTCATATTTTGGAAAACAAAATAGCAGGTCTGATGACTGGAATAAGTAATGCCGAGGTCAAAGAAAAAGTTGACGCTGGCAAGGCTCCTTTTATTCTTGATGTTCGCTCCCCTGTCGAGTTCGAAGAAATGCGTCTAAATGTCGGTGAGATACTAATTCCACTTGGAACAGTTCGTAATTCTTTGGATAAGTTGCCAAGTGATAAGAATGCGGAGATTGTGACATTTTGTAAGATATCAATGCGTGGTTATGAAGCTCAGCAGGTACTCGAAGCAAATGGATGGACTAACGTTAAAGTTATGGAAGGCGGCATAATGGCTTGGCCTTTTAAGGTTGAATTTTAA
- a CDS encoding efflux RND transporter periplasmic adaptor subunit, whose protein sequence is MLKYNKIFLTVAAIVVATSFVFVGSGCKNTEPVQAKGGPQQRAVQVDVAEVTTASIRKEVELPGRISARRIAQVRARVAGIVLSRDFKEGSHVKKGQPLFHIDPAQFNAALSLAKADLAKAQANMVDLESTAHRYSKLIKTKAISQSQYDSAVNSYNAAKASKDAAEAAVRTASLSLSYATVVAPISGRIGRAFITEGALVGEGEATHLATIQQLNPIYADINEPVSEYLKLKATMSKAVHGENAADVTVSVDDVDYVAKGKLLFSDVTVDQKSGQVSLRSEFPNDDGMLLPGMFVRIKLKIGESRDAVMVPQRAVMVGQGGAAQVYVVNSQNIVQPRAVKTGSMDGALWQITEGLKAGEQVVINGTGKLKPGMTVSIKNVEKPNIASKNTDTKQQ, encoded by the coding sequence ATGCTTAAATATAACAAAATTTTTCTGACCGTTGCGGCTATCGTGGTTGCAACTTCTTTTGTTTTTGTAGGTTCCGGTTGTAAAAATACCGAACCGGTGCAGGCTAAGGGAGGTCCTCAGCAAAGGGCTGTTCAAGTGGATGTTGCCGAAGTTACGACAGCTTCCATACGTAAAGAAGTTGAGCTTCCCGGGCGTATCTCAGCGCGTAGAATTGCACAGGTTCGTGCAAGGGTTGCAGGGATTGTTCTCAGTAGAGATTTTAAGGAAGGCAGTCATGTAAAAAAAGGGCAGCCTTTATTTCATATTGACCCGGCCCAGTTCAACGCGGCATTATCTTTGGCAAAAGCTGATCTTGCAAAAGCTCAAGCTAACATGGTTGACCTAGAGTCTACAGCTCATCGCTACAGCAAGCTTATTAAGACTAAAGCTATCAGTCAGTCGCAATATGACTCTGCTGTGAACTCCTATAATGCTGCGAAGGCGAGCAAAGATGCTGCAGAGGCGGCTGTAAGGACAGCTTCCTTAAGTCTCAGTTACGCTACCGTTGTCGCTCCTATTTCAGGTAGAATAGGGCGTGCTTTTATAACAGAAGGAGCACTTGTCGGTGAAGGTGAAGCTACGCATCTGGCTACAATCCAGCAGCTCAATCCTATCTATGCTGATATTAATGAACCTGTTTCGGAATATCTTAAGCTTAAGGCTACAATGAGTAAGGCTGTTCATGGCGAGAATGCAGCAGATGTAACTGTTTCTGTCGATGATGTTGACTATGTTGCAAAAGGAAAACTTTTATTTTCTGATGTAACAGTTGATCAAAAAAGTGGTCAGGTTTCGCTTAGAAGTGAATTTCCAAATGATGACGGGATGCTGCTTCCAGGGATGTTTGTACGTATAAAGCTTAAGATTGGTGAGAGTCGTGATGCCGTTATGGTTCCACAGAGAGCTGTAATGGTCGGTCAAGGCGGCGCCGCTCAGGTATACGTTGTTAACAGCCAGAATATAGTCCAGCCTCGCGCTGTAAAAACAGGATCTATGGACGGCGCTCTCTGGCAGATTACTGAAGGTCTTAAAGCAGGAGAGCAGGTTGTTATTAACGGAACCGGTAAGCTTAAGCCTGGTATGACTGTCTCTATAAAAAATGTAGAGAAGCCCAACATAGCATCAAAAAATACTGACACTAAGCAGCAGTAA